The Columba livia isolate bColLiv1 breed racing homer chromosome 2, bColLiv1.pat.W.v2, whole genome shotgun sequence genome includes the window TTGATAACTTGTGTACTGCAAAGTATATTCCTCTGCAAGCAGGCAGCTAGCCTCCATGACATTGTTCTGTGAATCAAATATTAAACGAAATAAATGTCTACACCTGcctttaaatgttaattttttgAAACCTTGGATAAAAAGCACCTTACTGCAAGAAATCAGTCTTGGTTTCTCTAGGCTATGAGGCTTCTTGATAACATAGTTCAGATAAGGATCTATTTGTTTCcctgtgtttttctgaagttgcAAGCAAATTGTGCTTGCCATTTCAGaatatgaaatgaaagaaaCTCAGTTATGATTTTTGGAATAAATtatcagagaaaaagaacagagtGTTGCCTGAAAGTATGTTGGGAGGATGAGGACTACCAGCAACAAATCCCCAGACTAAGCGGAAGAGGAAAGCTTGTTGTCCTTGTACCCTTCTCCCCAGCCTAAAATGCATGTACAAGCTACTCACCGAATCCTAGCTGTATTCTGGTGAAGTCAATGCTGTTTTGACAGATTGCATTGGCTTTTAGCATCATGTGATTTAGCAGGGCAATCGTTCTTCAGATCAAAATGGCTGTAACATTTCCAGTGCTACTGTGAAACTAACACTGCCACTTCCTTTCTCTTATTAACCACAGACCACTCTCTATTGCTTTTCTGCTTGGTAAAATTCTCCCTTGAGTTTCTGAAAGACGTGCTAGAACACACATGCACCCCAGCATCGTGTGCTGTATAGCAGGCACTGAAAGCATCTCAGGACAAGGACATTAACTCTCAGCTCAGCACCCAGTGTCCCTGCACAGTCGACTGGCTTCCAAAGCATTGCAAGAGCAGTGCCCTTCAGCAAATGTTTAATCTGTTGTGTCCACAGCTAAGATACAGCTCACAGCCCTGATTGCCTCTTCTCTGAACACAAGCAGAAGAGCTAGACCCCAAATAAAGTGACAAGGATTATGAGGCACGTGGAACAATTTCAGTATGAGAACAGACTGCACAGATGGGGACTGAGACTGACTGTGGAAAGTTACAGTTGAATAGTGGTTCTCAGTTTCCCCTTGCATCTTATACCCCCTTGTACAGTGGCTTTCAATTTGGAACAATATTcctgaataattttctttaggAGGAGTTAAAACATGTGGAGAGTGGTGATCTGACTGATAAAGTCTACTTGCATTTTCAAGAGGCTTTTGATGAAGCTTTCTACctcttttttaagaaaactagGCAGATGGGGATAAGAAAGAAGGTCATGGCATGGAGATGTGTTTAAAAGATAAGACAGAGGGCAACAGTAAATGGTCAGCTCTCAGAACGGAGGGAAGTTACAAGTGCAGGGATTTGAGCTGTTGAAAATGATCTGGAAAAGCATACAAGCAATGAGGTTGAGAAAGTTTGCTGACAATACAGATTACTCAGAGGAGGGGGGACAAAGCCGATTGTGAAGCGTTCTGGAAAAATTGTTGAGTGAGATGGGAAGTGAAATTCAAGTTATGTAAAAGGCTGCacacaaggaaaataattaccTTAAATTGATATATGAAATAATGGCCCCTGAGCTGACTGTTACCACTGATGGCCAAGATTTAGGGTTACAACAGATGAAAACAGTAGCTAAAGCAAATCGTATGTCAGAGATTATAAGGAAAGGCACAGAGAAAGTCATATGAATCCAAGAACCGTGGAATTGACTCTGTGTGTACTTCTGCTCTCCTCAGTAACAGGATAGTGGGACTGGAGGAGTTCAGTGAAGAGCAACAAGGGTGGCTAATGGCCAATGCCTTCTCTTGGAAGAACAACTGAGCAGGACAGGAGTCCACGGCCTGGGCAGGAGATTATTTAGGGAGGAAGTGATGCACATCTACAAAACTCTAAGCactttgtaaaagaaaagatGGAACTGATCATTTACTGTTGACTGGGAGGAATAAAATGAAGCTACTGGGAGCCAGGTGCTTCACCTTCCCTGGGATCCCTCCCTGCTCCAATGCTTCATGCAAGGAAAAAGCTGAGCTGCTGAACTTTGCCAACAAATATTGTCTGCTTCAAGTTGGCATGAATTCAAGAGAAGACTGAACAAAATTCAGAGCAGAAATCCATTTGGCTTAGTAAATATGGAGAAAACATATATAGCTCAGGAAATTTCCCAAGCTAAATGTAGTTGGAGCCCATGACAGTATTCAGGGGAAGTGCTTGCTCTTCCTGGTCTATAGCCACTGTGAAGAAAGAAACTGAGGTTGGAGGATCCTTGTTCTGACCTAAAACAGCCACTCTTGTATACTTAAATTACAAATATCCAATTCAATACACACACTTAATGCTACCGTGTATGTGGGAACTAGTACATGTCTGCCAAATAGTGTCGAGAAGTGTATCTTCATCATACAGGTCAGTCTGAGATTCTTCAACAGTTAAACCCACTAATCTCTGCAGTTGATCCAATACAGTAACATTTGGTTTGACAGTTGCAACTTCTGCTTTCATAtctgtaatttccttctttcttgaaTAGTCTGGTAACTGAACACCGTGATCATAAGGATGATTTGTCTCCCATACaattttaatatttgcatttgtcCTTCAATTTCTTTTGGGTAACTTAAAGTTAAGTCTTTTAGGCAAGAATCTGCTTTCCCCACAACTTACGTGTATAACATTTTCCCTTATATTCCCTTTCACTTTCTCTTTCCTACTCAAGAGCAATTGAGCCAAAGCAAATTTCTTGCTTGTGTAACCTAAAGACTTTGACTCAGACATGCTGAAGCAGACATCTGCAACAGCTTAGGGCAGCACCGCTTCCAGGGGTCTGTCTCTCCTACGGGTGACCTCTCACCTCATATGGTGACAACATGAACATGTGACTATTTCCTTGCAGTAGCAGTTCCCAGTCTGGTGTATCATCTTACCCTGCCCTCTCCAGAATATGAGCTCAGCATGTTTATTATCCAAATAGCCCTTAAAGAAATATAAGGGTGGGGCATGACAAGGCTGCTACAAGGAACATATGGCAGGTGCATAGACTGTGTGCACAGGCCTAAGTGTCATTTGATGGTGACGCAGAAGACCACTTCTTATTCAGGCCGTGTTCTTTTAATATCAAAGCCAGCTGTTAGTTTAGTTGATCAAAGCAAGAGATCTTGTAGCCAAGCAAGAAACCCACCCTTTGCCATATGCACAAAAAGGGTTAAGTGCTCACAAGCACTAAACTTCAAGGTAAAAATCATGGATGTTAAGAGTCAGACAGTCATTTTGTCCCACTAGATCCTGGCTCACAGACAGATAGTGCCCCTGCACTGACTGCAgactgctggtgctgggaatctCCAAGGAAGCCCATCTACACTGACGCTGGAGGAGATGCACACAGCCCTCCAGACCTGAAAAGCAATATTGACTGCAGtgaagggaaaggaaacagaTAGGACTCCTTTTTGTCTGTACTTAGGGTAACAAAAATAGAGAACTCCCTTCTATGATAGGAAACTACATACTTTGCAAATGGGAGCTACATTCTGTATAGAAAGGCAACACATGCACATACTGGTAtgggatatttttatttgttttcttgcttctctgTTATCTGTCATAAGTTTAATACTGctttaatatatttgtaaatacgTGGAAAAGCCTAAGGCTGTCTACAAGGCTTTCCAGCTGTATAAGTCACTGTGCAACTGTACATTCTTCTGCATTATTTACAATCTGGCTTCATAGCTCAAAGGCACATGTGTAGATCTCTCATTTAAAAGAGCAGGATTAGCCATTACAAGGTTGAGGGTGGGAAGTGTAttccctaggaaaaaaaaaaaaaaagagttttgtaTCTATAATTGAAGAGAAATCCTCAGGAATCAATGAAGATAAATGCTATATTGTCAGTTAAGCAGCTAGCTGTAGTACTTGAGATACCTACAGTTAGGAATTAGGATTCAGATATTGAGATAAAGCacaaaaagaatggaaaaaaataatattttttctgtagttttgcACCAGAACATTACTTGAAATACCACTCAGGAGAGCAGTTTATGGGTTCTTCGTTCCAAAGAGTCTTCAGGCGCTGGACCCAGGCAATCAgcatctccttcctctcctcctcagaGGCATACTCCGGGGCGAAGCAGATGTGAGGGGCAAGGACTTTGACACCACAAAAGTGCATGATTCCATGCTAGactcaaagcaaagaaagaaatgcttcAGGAAGTAGTCTCGCACTTTGAGTTCAGGAATGCAGAAGGTTCAAATCTGAAACTGTTTCTCTGACTCAGTATAAGGCAGGTTTTCTAAACCTGTGCATTCAtcaggagaaaggaaataaattgcaAGAGTTCATTACCTATCCTGGCAGTCAGTATTGAAGGCTAGGCATTAAGCAGAATGACATATAATACACCGAAAAATAAGGTCAACTTCCATTTATTCTGGTCtctggaatttattttaaagtgctaTTAAACCCACAGAACTGTTCTCTTCAGCTGCTGTATGCTATTAAATTTGCAAGGATCAGGACAGCCTGAAGTTCATTGTACTGTTTACATTTCCACAGATTGCTCCTGAGCTGCAGTGTATTTCTCATCTGCTTAGAAGTAtttctttaaccttttgcctCTGGTTTAGCCAAATGATTCCAAATGAAGGCTAGCGCCTTTCAAATCAGCTCCACTTGCCATTTTCCCTCTGTGTATTTCAGATAAAAGGGTAGCAATAAGAAAAAATGTGCTATCTTCCGTATGCTGATCATTAATGCCAGGGTGGTGTGTGACTCCCTCCTGTCCCGCATCCTACATGAATAAGGTAGCTACGAGGAAAAGAAATCCTGCATTCTTAGGGCTAAAGGAAATCCTATAACAACAAAGAAACTTAAAAGGCTGACAATATAACCTTTCTCGAGATTCCAATCTGGAGGAAGGGGCACAAAACAACTTCAATAATCTGTGGACGGACTTGTAAAGTTGTCTCAGGACTTTAGGGCCAAATGTATAACCCGCAGATGTTTGGAACTGATGATACTTGCTTattatatttcatataaaatgaACAATAATACAACTGTTAATGGGAGTaatacaaagcaaacaaatataCGTATATTTTACCTGCATGGGCCACAGGAGATAGCGAATATCACCACTGATACCGCCTTTTGCATACATCTCTTTGCTTCCTCCAGTGGTGAAAGAAAACAGGGCTAATTTGTTctagaattaagaaagcagcACTAGAGTTAGGCATGTTTAAAGAAGAGTGGTTGTATAGTTCAAGTGATATCCTGGGGAACCTGGACAGTATAAACTTATAGAGGAGGTGGTGTCCTCCTCTTTCCCAGACCTGATGCGTAGTGGCAGCTCTGAGGCAAAGATCGATGGTGTACAACTAGACAGTGCACTCTGTGTCAGAGCTTTGGGCATACACAggttaaaatgaaaaggaattacATGTCTGACATGTTCTCCCCTATGAAATGTTTAGAAAACTGTGGCTGGAAAGCACTCTGTTACGGAGAATATCTTCATTCCTGTCCTTCCTGAATGCTGTAACTGAATGAAACCCATCCCACTGCAAACTTGGACTTGCTTGTCACTTGCCAAAGAATAATTTGAGAACAAATTATTCCTCAGGTGCTTTAAAACCCAGTTCAGAACATCTGCTTCTGTAACTATGGCATTAGCCACAGGCTTGTGCTCAGCACCTATCCTCTCAGTTTTAGCTTCCATGATTGAAGTAACATCTTTTTCTGGCATGACTTGGTGCAGTATCCAAACTGCCTTGAGCCTGCACTCAGCATGCAGCTATGACCATTGGGGATTAATTCTGTTCATTTCAGCAGGGCAGCCATTTCTGAAATTTAAACAAGCTGAAATGTTCGGAATTGTTAAGAAGATCAGAAATTACATGCCAGCCCAGTGTACTCTGATACACCTACCAAATTATAAAGCCTATTTTCTAGGCCAACTAAAAATCCCCAGGACATTGCTTAAATCTTTAGGAACCAGTGCATCCTCCTTATTGTATCCCCTTTCAGACAGCTTTAACAAACCAGAAAGTTACTCAACATGTTACCAAAGCATTCCTTCAGGAGAGCATAAAAAGCAAGCTCTAAACAAAtataacagaaaagaaaaaccaataTCCTCAAGAGCATTGTCCACATCTTGATCTTAATGAAACATACCTTGAGCAAACCAGAATCGTAGCAGTTTGGAAATTCATGAGCAAATCCTTGGACCAAGACTCTGTCCATCCAACCCTTCATGATTGCTGGCATGCTGAACCAATACAAGGGAAACTAGGCAAAAAGTAAATTACCTTGTTAGCACAGAGGGTCTGGGCCTGCCTTAGGCCTGGCCTATAGGCCAAATCCTGTTCTCTTAATCTGTTCAGATATTGTACAGGCCTTCTACCAGCTCTCTGTCAGGAGAGGCTTTAACTATGCTTGGCAAAAATAACTGAAGTGCTGTTTGTGGTTGTCTCAGGTACATACCTGGGCATCTGTAGCACACTGACACCATGGTGAATGCAAGGGATTCTACACAAATTAAAGTTAGAATATGATGAAACAAGACGGTGTCATTTAATTCAAAATTAAGACTCCAGAGAATTGTGTCTCCTCTTGCTGAAATGCGAAAGGAACATGTGATCTAATGGATGATCTGACCAAAATTCACAGAGAGAGCCTTTTTACCAGGACTGACATCTGGTGATTAGTTCTGATCTGACAGCCTGCTGACAAATGCCATAGGATTTTATGAAAAACTTACCTTCACACCTTGCTGACATGATGACCCTGAATCACTTAATCgagaagaaaacagcttctTTAGCAGTAGGACCCTGTGTTTCTAGATCCTTCTGTTAATCCATGGGACTACAGCCTACCTATTGTGTCTTATTTGCATTATCCTGAATGCTTTATGGAATCTTATTCCAGGATGCATTGCTATTCCTAAACCTTTGTACACATTGCAGCATAGGAGAAGAAATTCTGTAGAAGCGTATCTATGTGTGGCTTAATTCAAGgtggaaaaaatgcagaaactggGCAACAACAACAGCTCTAAAAGTGGTGAGTTTAGTCTagcaaattttaaattactttatgGTTTCTTTCAGaggatttttccttcttttctgcatCAGAACATACTCAACTCTTGATAGCATTCTGCagacagaaagtagaaagcAACCACTTCCTTCAGGGGATGTTTTACTATACTTATCTCAGAAGCAATAGTGTAAAATCATGAATACTTACAGTGAAATGCTCAATTGAGGTATGATCATATCGTAAATATCATCTAGAATAAGACACTGGAATAAATATAGGCTATGCCTGAGGCCAACAGGCACAACAGGTACACAAAGAAATGTGGGGCTCTTATTGCCTTACACAGTATTTCTGGGCCTCAGGGACACCAAGGACAGACCTGGCACAGTGGTGAGCGGAGATGGGGTGTGACACCAGTCAGCATGTCCACATAGTGCTTTTGTGATTTGTCAATAAGTAACAGTCTGGTTGCAGAAGCCCAGATTCCCTGAGCCTGCTGGCTGGTCCCAGCTGCTCACCCAGACACTAAGCCTTGTCATGCTGGCCTGTCTGACATCCATGGTCATGTACATCTTTGTGCATCCAGATATTAAGTTTGGCCCAGTGCTGGTGAATTAGTGGATCTGCTGTTGTAATGACCTGGACAACTATACTACTGATCTGTATTTATTACTGTACCATTACTTAGAGAATTGTTTATTCCTAAAGCTGTTGGTCTGGTGTCTTTCACCATATCCCAAACTTATAACTTGGTGGGGCCTACTTAAGCCCTTACATGCATCTCTGTGCGTAGATCTGTGTTTGATTTGCATGATCTCCAAGACGAAGGGACAGTATGGGGCTGCCTGATAACATGGCAGGGTTCTCATATCGAGAATTATAGTATTATTTTGCATTCAATACTTTCTGGTCTGAGTTGCTCAATGCAATCATTTTGGAGTGCAGGTAGCATGAAGACCACTCTTCACAAAACCTGTGCAATCAGACTACTTTTGAATATTAACTTTAAAGTGAAGCACAGCTGTGAATTTCACTGAAGTATTGTAAGGTTCTAATTTCAGATGTCTTCCTACTCCCCAAAAAGGCCAGTTTGGAGCCATTATTTGTGTGAAAAATTCATACTGGGCTACCATGAATAATGCTCATGCATGATCTGATATTTTCTGAAGTCCACATCATAGCAGAAAAACCTGACACCTTGAAATTGCTACACTGGATACAGACCATTTTGTGTTGATGACAGAGCTACTCTTTACTTTGGCTAGATTCAATGTTCCTAATCTATAATCTCACTTactattgcttttcttttgttcaaCCCTGTAAATTACAACTGAAGTCTTCTaatatgatttaaaataatgacctgaaaaatcagtaagtCTGCTTCTTGCACCTTCTTTTGCTCTTCAATCAGATCATTGGACAAACCTCCTCTCTTGTAAGCTTCCCATGCCTCCACACCATAATTGAACTCTTCTGAGTTGTGCAAGCAACCTGTGGGTAGAAGTGAACAGTCATTActtgttctgtttctgttatTGTAGCCAAACAATAATTAAATACATGTTGCAATCTACAATTCTAAATTGAGTTTAAATTGAGTTactgctttccatttttcctcacttttgtttgtttgtgtgctttttttgtttgttttgtgtgtggtttttggtttggtttggtttggtttttttgtggcttttcagcATCATCACAGCTGATGGTGATTTGGTTTCAAACTGGAGATGAATGTAGTGTCTCAGAGTACTAAaacttttgcctttctttaacAACATATGAAGTGCAATAAGAGGACCTAATCTTGGTTCTAGACCCCGGTGATGCAGTTGGATGATTTAAGAGGATTTAAGACAATGTTGCTAATTACTCTGCCTCTGCATTAGAGATTAGTGAAACCACCGCACAGTCTCAAGCACCATGTAGCTGCTTTTCAGCTTCCATAACTGGGAAActcagcaggggctgggggaccAGTATGGGCCAGCTCTGCTGACTCCACTACAGTTGGGTGAGCTCATTCAAGTATGTCTGACTAAGATATATACATTCATTCTGCTGATTCAACTAGTCGATCATTAATCTCTAGCAGAAGAGAGAGGCAGCCTCATGAACTAAACTCCAGCAAGTCACAGCACGGTATCTGAAGGCACTtctcacaacaaccccaggcagcgctacaggcttggggaagagtgcttggaaagctgcctgggggGGAAAGGATCTGGGGaagttgattgacagctgggtgaatatgagccagcagtgtgcccaggtggccaaaaaggccaacagcatcctggcttgtatcaggaatactgtggccagcaggactagagaagtgatggtgacactgtactcagcactgctgaggccccaccttgaatcctgagttcagttttgggcccctcacaacaagaaagacattgatgtgctagagagagttcagaggagggtgatggggctggtgaggggcctggagcacaagtctaatgagaagcagctgagggaactggggctgtttagcctggagaaaaggaggctgaggggagacctgatcactgtctacaaccacctgaaaggaggttgtagcatggagggtgttggtctcttctcccaagtagcaagtgacaggatgagaggaaatggcctcaagttgtgacaggggaggtttagactggatattaggaaaattttcttgacggaaagggttgtcaggcattggaacaggctgcccagggaagtggtggagtggGCATCCCTGGAGCTgttcaaaagatgtgtagatgaggtttttagggacatggtttagaggtggacttggcagtgctagatTAACAGTTGGACTTTATTATCTTGAAgttcttttccaatcaaaatgattctatgacttcaGAGAATGCTTGTGGACACATCCTAAtgcatttttcccctctcagtAATGTCACTATGAGCCAAGGCCCATATTTAGGAGTGGGTTTTTAGAACTTCTTATGTCTGGTCATTAATAGGATTCTTCTTGGTTTTGCCAGTGCTTGCACTGGACCTGtgttatttctgtttgattCTTGTTTTAAATAAGGAGTTTCAGCTGTCTCAGACTACATTATGGCTTTTTGTTTCCTAACCTCGAAAAATATTGTGGCTAAATCCTAGTAAGAGCATAGTGAAAATATCACATAAGCCTAACAAGAGCATCATTGTTTTTCTCAAGTCTTAACTGCATCATCTAGTCATTTTTAGTAATCATATACTACCAAGGAATTTGGAGGTGCcaagacaactcaaaatccTGAGCGCTTAAGTGCCTGGAGCAAACTTGCAGAAAGTATTTGTAATGTTTGTAAGAAAGGGTGGCTCTTTGAACATCTTTGCAGTTGATTGcaaatactgtaaaaaataatattttccctcATTCAGTTTAGTCTAAAGGCAAAACACTGTTTTACAGTTCTGTACCATacagatatttcattttttctgattGAGGGGCCATTTCTAGGGAccagatttatttaaataaagatgaTACTTGTTGGGTTCCTACACTGAAATGTCTTAGTTAAtgctaacagaaaataaaaagctcgGTTTGTTAGTTGAGAGATATTTGTTCAAAATGGTATCAACTGTTTTTTGGAGTACACTTAACAACATGCTTCTAGATTGTTAGTGTGGCAAGATAAACAAGGTGAAAGTTTGTCTCATCATTATTGttgaaaaaaagtgtattttggtTAGTCTCACCAACAATATCATTTCTTGTGGCTCTCGGCTCAAACTGCATTGCATACAAATCAGACACTGTGACACTGCAGCCCTGCTTGCTCAATTCTTCCACAGCAATGCTCTTCAAAGATCCATTCAAGGACTTGGGCTCTTGGTGTGCATAGACTATCAAGACCTTTTTCCCtgggagcagaaagaaaatcagaagatacCTTTGAGTATAGGAGGCAGATACAAAAGAGTGTGGAGCAGGGCCTGgtccttcatttttctgtagTGTGTCTTCCAAGCAGCGCAAAACTAGTGAAAACAGAATGGCAGTGGCAGCATTTGACTCCTGCTTGGAAGTAATGAGTGACTCTTGAGGAACTAATCAGTAaatgcccccagcccagcaatTTTGTGCTACACTGGGCTTTCCCAGGTGGAACTTGGTGAACAGTGGGTGCGTTTCCATAGCAGGTCACACTGCCCTACATCAGCACAAGCCAGTCCCATCTCTTGAGTCAGCATTTGTGTTCATCTGATCCCACTCCTCCCGAAAAAAACCTCACccaacaagaggaaaaaaaaaaaagttgtcgGCTGGTTTAGCTCCCTAGGCTGGGTCTGATAAGCAACAGCACAAGCATGAGGGGCAAGCTGGGATCAAAGCACTGCCAGCTTAGGTTCCCTCAAACTTGAGAGCTCAGAGCATCCTCCTAGTGCAATGTGGGATCCCCCCATCTTGCAGTTCAGTGCTGCACAAGTGACATCAGATATTTAAGATGTCACTATCCCACTTCTGCATCATCACAGCAACTTCAACAGAAAGCAACATGATTTTTTCTTAGATGTGAGAGTGAGCTGTCTAGTGTATCTCAAAATGCTGACAAAACGGATTTAAGGTAAGTTGAGCAGCAAGATCGATGTGTTGGAGtctgtgggggactacggtgggttCGTGCATTCCTtgacagagggcatgggaacagaaagtagccttgaagatattaaggcctacccatgagaaaggtgggagtaaaggagtatccagagatattaaggtgtacccctgagagagaagggagtaaaagagtaacatggatgaaagcaaaattagccaatgagatgttattACTGCAACTTGTAACTAATAGCtaaaagacacttgagctggtaaagactatataaaaaggTGTTTGTGTCAATAAGCGACTGCTGTTTGTActtaagaacttggtctatgtttTTTGTTGATCTCAACCACGACAGCGGTGAAGCTTCTTAAACTGACATAACAACATGTATCAGAGTTTATTTGTTCAAAATTTTACTGTACATAGGCCATTCAATTTTAAGATTTCTCTAGAAAATCATTCATTGCTGAACaccaaggaaagacaaaatactTTCATGGAGTAGTAATTATTTATACATAAATGTTGCAGAGAAGGAAATTTCCAGAGATTATTGAAAATTACTGGATCTGCACAACATACAGCTCTTGGTTCCTAACTGCGAAGACAAAAACTCAGGCATCTCCTGAgttcagcttctccaggagacaCAGAAGCGCCATCAGGGTGACAGGTAAGTTTAAGGTATCAGAGATAATTAACAGAATGAGGgctgaagaattaaagaaaccatacttcatttttttttaacctaaattATAAAGGGTGATTATTTCTTTAGTGTGCCTAGCATTCACGAAACAAGTTTTCCCAAAAGACTATTACAATTTGTCATCAAGCGTATAAACTATTTAAACCCTTGCTCCATAACTTATTCTGGAATATCAAGACCAGTTAATGCTGCTGTTCTGTTTGCTCTCAGCAAATAAGCAGTTCAGTGGGTGGAGATGATACACGCTCACAGATAGGATAAGATAAATTCTGTGAGCTGCTGACTAGTTTCATATCGATGGAGCTGAGAGCACTCAGACACAGTGTTCAGGGACTGAAGTTTGCAAAGGCATCATTTACTGAAGTAATTTCAGTCATTTAGAAAGTAAAACCTTAGTATGTATACTTTACAGATATGTTCTATACTAGCATGCCCAGGCCTGAAGTGAATAgcatttttattagtatttgtTCTTACCTGCCATTCTCCAGAAGCACTTCGTAGCTCCTGTCCTGAGAATCTGATACAGCCTGTAAACTTAAATGGCAAATTTGCTTATATGAGAAACATCAGGAAATGGTACCCGGAAATTCGCTGTTTCAGTAGAAAATGTGCCACTCCGTGTGGAGGTGAATGGGCTGCGAGGGGCAAACACTGTGTGAGTGcc containing:
- the NQO2 gene encoding ribosyldihydronicotinamide dehydrogenase [quinone], with protein sequence MAGKKVLIVYAHQEPKSLNGSLKSIAVEELSKQGCSVTVSDLYAMQFEPRATRNDIVGCLHNSEEFNYGVEAWEAYKRGGLSNDLIEEQKKVQEADLLIFQFPLYWFSMPAIMKGWMDRVLVQGFAHEFPNCYDSGLLKNKLALFSFTTGGSKEMYAKGGISGDIRYLLWPMQHGIMHFCGVKVLAPHICFAPEYASEEERKEMLIAWVQRLKTLWNEEPINCSPEWYFKEYTSHPQPCNG